In Methanobacterium paludis, the following proteins share a genomic window:
- a CDS encoding ABC transporter ATP-binding protein, with translation MITLGETVIKAENVGMEFNLSQEKVDNLKEYVIKFLKRQLMFQPFWALKNVSFEVEKGDRVGLVGLNGAGKSTLLKLISGVMKPTEGSIDVNGRISPLLELGAGFDPDYTGRENIFLNGALLGHPKSFLESKFDEIVEFSELEEFIDVPLKNYSSGMRARLGFSIATSVHPEILILDEVLSVGDAKFKEKSQQKIKALLDGKVTLLFVSHSIGDVKNLCNKAVWLQKGRVITYGPVDEVCEKYDNWIHEKTV, from the coding sequence GTGATTACATTGGGAGAAACAGTTATAAAGGCTGAAAACGTTGGAATGGAATTTAATCTAAGTCAAGAGAAGGTGGACAACCTTAAAGAGTATGTTATCAAATTTCTTAAAAGACAGCTCATGTTTCAGCCATTTTGGGCCCTTAAAAACGTTTCATTTGAAGTGGAAAAAGGGGACAGGGTAGGGTTAGTTGGATTAAATGGAGCAGGTAAAAGTACGTTGCTCAAGTTAATCTCAGGAGTTATGAAACCCACCGAAGGCAGTATAGACGTAAATGGACGCATATCCCCATTATTAGAACTTGGAGCTGGATTTGATCCAGATTACACAGGTAGGGAGAATATATTTCTTAACGGAGCACTGCTTGGTCATCCTAAGAGCTTTTTAGAGAGTAAATTTGATGAGATAGTGGAATTTTCAGAGTTAGAGGAATTTATAGATGTTCCATTGAAAAACTATTCCTCGGGTATGAGAGCCAGACTTGGTTTTTCCATAGCAACAAGCGTACATCCTGAAATATTGATATTAGATGAAGTTTTATCCGTAGGGGACGCTAAATTTAAGGAGAAAAGCCAGCAAAAGATTAAAGCACTCCTTGATGGTAAGGTAACACTCTTATTTGTATCACATTCCATAGGGGATGTTAAAAATCTGTGTAATAAGGCAGTGTGGCTACAGAAAGGTCGAGTGATTACTTATGGTCCTGTTGATGAGGTATGCGAGAAGTATGATAATTGGATTCATGAAAAAACTGTTTAA
- a CDS encoding UDP-glucose dehydrogenase family protein, producing MKLTIIGTGYVGLVTGTCFSEMGNKVYCVDIDDGKIENLKKGIIPIYEPGLEYLVVNNSKNGDLFFTENLKEGLDNSDICFIAVGTPMGEDGCANLEYVLEAAKEIGNLMSHDMIVVDKSTVPVGTADKVKKTINEELDKRGVKYNVHVVSNPEFLKEGAAVENFMRPDRVLIGSDEDDVIETMKELYAPFIRNHERFIVMDVRSAEMTKYAANAMLATRISFMNEMANICERVGADVNNVRAGIGSDSRIGYSFLYAGCGYGGSCFPKDIQALIKTSDDHGYDPKMLKEVESVNNRQKLALVNKITERFGNDLRGRTFALWGLSFKPETDDMRESTSLVIVNKLTELGARIKAYDPKAMDIAKEYYFKDNKNVEFSSDKYHAVDDADSIILVTEWKEFRSPDFDEITKRIKNKIIFDGRNQYNKEIMKDMGFEYHQIGNGS from the coding sequence ATGAAACTCACAATAATAGGAACAGGTTACGTAGGATTAGTAACTGGCACATGTTTTTCAGAAATGGGAAATAAGGTGTACTGCGTTGATATCGATGATGGTAAAATTGAAAATCTGAAAAAGGGTATCATCCCTATATACGAACCGGGTTTAGAATATTTAGTGGTAAATAACAGTAAAAACGGTGACTTGTTTTTCACCGAGAACTTAAAAGAAGGTTTGGATAACTCGGATATTTGTTTTATAGCTGTAGGCACACCTATGGGTGAAGATGGGTGTGCTAATTTAGAATATGTATTAGAAGCTGCTAAAGAGATAGGTAATTTAATGTCTCATGATATGATAGTCGTGGATAAATCAACTGTCCCTGTTGGAACTGCAGATAAGGTAAAAAAAACAATAAATGAAGAGTTAGATAAAAGGGGCGTTAAGTACAATGTTCATGTGGTCTCCAATCCTGAATTTTTAAAGGAAGGAGCCGCTGTGGAGAACTTTATGAGGCCAGATAGGGTATTAATAGGTTCTGATGAGGATGACGTCATTGAAACCATGAAAGAGTTGTACGCCCCATTCATAAGGAACCATGAACGATTCATAGTTATGGATGTACGCAGTGCAGAAATGACTAAATATGCAGCCAACGCCATGCTCGCCACCCGTATCTCTTTTATGAATGAAATGGCCAATATCTGTGAAAGGGTGGGTGCTGATGTAAATAACGTCAGAGCAGGCATAGGCAGTGACAGCAGGATAGGGTACAGCTTTTTATATGCTGGTTGCGGGTATGGGGGAAGCTGTTTCCCAAAGGATATCCAAGCTCTGATTAAAACATCTGATGATCATGGATACGATCCAAAGATGCTGAAAGAAGTGGAATCCGTGAATAATCGACAAAAGTTAGCTTTGGTTAATAAAATAACAGAAAGATTTGGTAATGATCTAAGAGGACGTACCTTCGCTTTATGGGGACTTTCATTTAAACCCGAAACCGATGACATGAGGGAATCAACATCACTGGTTATTGTTAATAAATTAACGGAATTGGGCGCCAGGATCAAAGCCTACGATCCAAAGGCCATGGATATTGCGAAAGAATATTATTTTAAAGATAATAAAAATGTAGAATTTTCCAGTGACAAGTACCATGCTGTAGACGATGCAGATTCAATAATACTTGTAACAGAGTGGAAAGAATTCAGAAGTCCAGACTTTGATGAGATAACAAAAAGGATCAAAAACAAAATCATTTTCGACGGCAGAAATCAGTACAACAAAGAGATAATGAAGGATATGGGCTTCGAATATCATCAAATAGGTAATGGAAGCTGA
- a CDS encoding ABC transporter permease yields MVVKDTINHRFFANFKKYRFLLDQLVKRDIKIKYRRSVLGIFWSFLEPLLSMIVLTIVFSAFFKHTISNYPVYYLTGMLIYQFFAGGSNAAMRSIKSSASILKTIYVPKYMFSLSAILSNFVTFLLSLIVLFLVMVATNATFTIYIIFAILPIIALLLLTIGVGLILATVNVFFRDMEHLYGVCLMLLMYAMPIFYPPEIVPASFRFIQYYNPLYAVIGCCRSVFLYGTLYNPLQLLFAMVSGAAFLIIGIAMFYKYQDRFILYV; encoded by the coding sequence ATGGTAGTTAAAGACACAATAAACCACAGATTTTTTGCTAACTTTAAAAAATATAGGTTTTTACTCGATCAGCTGGTAAAAAGGGATATAAAAATAAAATACAGAAGATCTGTACTGGGAATATTCTGGAGTTTTTTAGAGCCATTGCTATCCATGATAGTGCTTACCATAGTATTTTCAGCGTTTTTTAAACACACCATATCAAATTATCCTGTTTACTATCTAACAGGGATGTTAATATACCAATTTTTTGCAGGGGGATCTAATGCAGCCATGCGTTCCATTAAAAGCAGCGCTTCGATTCTAAAAACAATATACGTCCCCAAGTACATGTTTTCTTTATCAGCCATATTATCTAACTTCGTTACTTTCTTACTATCGCTGATAGTTCTTTTCCTGGTGATGGTGGCCACCAATGCAACGTTCACCATTTACATAATCTTTGCAATTTTACCCATTATTGCATTACTACTCTTAACAATAGGAGTAGGCCTTATTCTTGCCACTGTAAATGTGTTCTTCAGGGACATGGAACATTTGTATGGGGTTTGTTTAATGCTTTTAATGTACGCAATGCCCATATTTTATCCCCCAGAGATCGTGCCTGCAAGTTTCAGGTTCATCCAATATTATAACCCACTTTATGCTGTTATCGGCTGTTGCAGAAGTGTTTTTTTATATGGTACACTTTATAATCCTTTACAGCTGCTGTTTGCCATGGTATCCGGTGCTGCTTTCCTTATTATAGGGATTGCTATGTTTTACAAATATCAAGACAGGTTTATACTTTATGTTTAA